From the genome of Pukyongia salina, one region includes:
- a CDS encoding phosphoadenosine phosphosulfate reductase domain-containing protein yields the protein MNTITSENIHLFNQNLRYEEPAEIISFALGLAKNPLVTTSFGPYSAVLLHAVTNQKKDIKVVWCDTGYNTDETYEHAKYLMETLHLNIEIFAPKYTTAFLNHTIGRPDIENPKHAVFSEKVKLEPFTRALNKYKPDVWFTNIRAGQTKHRDSLDILSLDEDGILKVSPFYYFTDAQLKSYLSLHKLPAEFNYFDPVKALENRECGIHLRN from the coding sequence ATGAATACAATCACTTCGGAAAACATTCACTTATTCAACCAAAATTTAAGATACGAAGAACCTGCGGAAATTATTTCATTCGCTTTAGGTTTGGCCAAAAATCCACTTGTAACTACTAGTTTTGGGCCTTATTCGGCGGTTTTGCTTCATGCCGTAACCAATCAAAAGAAAGATATAAAAGTGGTATGGTGCGATACGGGTTACAATACAGACGAGACCTATGAGCATGCTAAATACCTTATGGAAACACTTCACCTCAATATCGAAATCTTTGCCCCTAAATACACTACGGCCTTTTTAAATCATACTATTGGGAGACCGGATATTGAAAATCCGAAGCATGCTGTTTTTTCCGAGAAGGTGAAGTTAGAACCCTTCACCAGGGCGCTGAACAAATACAAGCCTGATGTATGGTTTACCAATATCCGTGCAGGACAGACTAAACATCGGGATTCGTTGGATATCTTAAGTCTGGATGAAGATGGAATTTTAAAAGTGAGTCCGTTCTATTACTTTACAGATGCGCAGCTAAAATCTTATTTATCCCTTCATAAATTACCAGCCGAATTCAATTATTTCGATCCTGTAAAAGCATTGGAAAATAGGGAATGCGGAATCCACTTGCGGAATTAA
- a CDS encoding RrF2 family transcriptional regulator, protein MLSRKTKYGLKALTFLAKQDKNEPVQISVISQSENISHKFLESILLILRKAGYLGSKKGKGGGYYLMKHPSEIPIAAVYRILEGPIAMMPCVSLNFYEKCDDCPDEEACSVHNLMVQVRDNCLQIFENTSLEDLIKS, encoded by the coding sequence ATGTTATCGCGTAAAACAAAATACGGATTAAAAGCACTCACATTCCTGGCTAAACAGGATAAGAACGAGCCTGTTCAGATCTCGGTGATCTCACAATCGGAAAACATCTCGCATAAGTTTTTGGAGAGTATCCTTCTCATTCTTCGGAAGGCGGGTTATCTGGGATCCAAGAAAGGCAAGGGTGGGGGATATTATCTTATGAAGCATCCTTCAGAAATACCGATCGCTGCAGTTTACCGAATACTGGAAGGGCCAATTGCCATGATGCCCTGTGTAAGTCTCAATTTTTACGAAAAATGTGATGACTGCCCCGATGAGGAAGCTTGCAGTGTACATAATTTAATGGTTCAGGTACGGGATAATTGTCTGCAGATCTTTGAAAATACCAGTTTAGAAGATCTTATTAAAAGTTAA
- a CDS encoding threonine ammonia-lyase, translating into MDLAIPQREELLKTQEALLPYVHRTPVLESALLNELSGARLYFKCENFQRMGAFKMRGAMNAVLQFSEAEKEAGVVTHSSGNFGQAVALAAKNLGIKAFIVMPSSAPAVKKSAVRTYGGLITECEPTLAAREAEAARIVKATGATFLHPSNQIEVIMGNATAAMELLESQPELDFIFTPIGGGGLIAGTALAVHYFGNECKTIGGEPLAADDAWRSLKTGKIETNTNTNTIADGLRTNLGDVNFPIIKMLVPEIIRVTEDEIIESLRLIWERMKIVVEPSSAVPLAALIKEKGRFRNKKIGIILSGGNVDLAALPFSHSKQ; encoded by the coding sequence ATGGATTTGGCCATTCCACAGCGAGAAGAACTACTCAAAACACAGGAGGCATTGTTGCCGTACGTTCACCGGACACCTGTGTTGGAATCGGCTTTGCTCAATGAACTAAGCGGAGCCCGTCTTTATTTCAAATGTGAGAATTTTCAGAGAATGGGCGCCTTTAAAATGCGAGGAGCCATGAATGCAGTGTTACAATTTTCGGAAGCTGAAAAAGAAGCCGGGGTGGTAACTCATTCTTCCGGGAACTTCGGCCAGGCGGTGGCCCTGGCAGCCAAAAATCTTGGGATAAAAGCATTTATAGTGATGCCATCTTCCGCACCTGCGGTTAAAAAGAGTGCTGTACGCACCTACGGAGGATTGATAACCGAGTGCGAACCTACTCTGGCCGCACGTGAGGCCGAAGCTGCGCGGATCGTTAAAGCTACCGGTGCTACTTTTCTACATCCTTCCAATCAGATAGAAGTGATTATGGGTAATGCCACAGCTGCTATGGAGTTACTGGAATCGCAACCCGAACTCGACTTTATCTTTACGCCCATAGGGGGTGGAGGGCTTATCGCCGGGACGGCTCTGGCGGTTCATTATTTTGGAAATGAATGTAAAACGATTGGGGGAGAACCGCTGGCAGCAGATGACGCCTGGAGGTCGCTAAAGACTGGCAAAATTGAAACCAACACAAACACCAATACCATTGCCGATGGATTAAGAACAAATTTAGGAGATGTAAATTTTCCTATTATTAAAATGTTGGTGCCGGAGATCATCCGCGTAACTGAAGATGAGATAATCGAAAGCCTGAGACTTATCTGGGAACGGATGAAGATAGTGGTTGAACCTTCCAGCGCGGTGCCCTTGGCTGCTCTAATTAAAGAGAAGGGACGCTTCAGAAATAAAAAAATTGGCATCATTCTCTCGGGAGGAAATGTAGATCTGGCTGCACTCCCCTTTTCCCATAGCAAACAATGA